DNA sequence from the Salvia splendens isolate huo1 chromosome 19, SspV2, whole genome shotgun sequence genome:
GGTGCACAATTTTCGAAATTGAAGACGAAGATGAAGCCGATTTGGAGAGCCATGATCGTCACTACAATCGTCTCACGGATTTGGAGATCCCTCACAGAAACATAACATCAATGGAATGTGTAGCTGCTAATGGATTGCTTCTTCTGTACTCACCATCACCACAATATATTCCTCATGTATGCAATCTCATCACTCGTGAATATACCGAGCTCAGCTACCCTGAGGACTACATTCCGTATCGATTGTTGCAACTTGGATTCGGTGTGAGCAAAATAAGTGGGCAATATAAGGTGGTTTGGATCAATCCGGAAACGGGTTCCGACTTTCATTGTGTATATACCCTCGGAACAGGCACATGGAGGCGCGTTCAAGCCGGAGCTGCTTCTGGTTTCCAATTCTGTGGTCACCCCATTTTATGTAATGACAACCTCCATTGGCAAGTACTCCTATATGATTCGACGAATTTCATATGGGCTTTTTGTGGTTTTGACGTTGAAACGGAATGTTTTAGCATATTCCCTTTCCCCTTCCCTATGGGAGATGGATCGGGGTATTTATCTGTTTTGAGGGACTATCTGTGTTATTCTTGCTATGCACACGATGATGAAATTGTCAACGGTGAAATTGTCATCTGGATGATGAAGGAATACCTAGTCGTTGAATCTTGGACCATAGAATACAAGATAAGTATTAATGAATTAGATTTATCTTTTTGCAGGCGTTATGTATTTGTAGAAGCAATTAAACTTTTTAGAGATGGTGATGTTTTGATGTTGGTGGACCGTTCTATTCTAGTCTACTACTCCAATAAGACAAGAACTCTTCAACAATTCGATAAGTATCAGGATGCAGATGCGAAGGTGTACAATACCGCCGTGATTTTTTATcctagccttctctctctcaagAATTTCGGATTCGAGAATGTGATCTCGCTGTAGTCCATAACTTTAGACTACATTTTTGGGTTCATGTTGAATTTTTGTGTTCGGGTTTGGTAATGTCGTGTTGAATAGAAAATGTAGTTTAATTTATTCATTCGAATGAATCAATGCGATTTTATACACAGAGTTGTTACAACAGTGGAACTATCAActtctaatttcatttttatgtgTCGTTGTGAGTAAATTATCTAACACCATGAAATTATTAGCCATACACATACAAATTAAATATAAGCAGTGTTTCGAAAATTGGAACGGACCGGCTGAACCAGTTAAGCCGGGCGAACACATCTTTTATTAacaatgtactccctccgtcccggataaGACGACACCTTTCTTGGCCGACACGGGATTTTaagagttattggttaatgtgtttaattggagtgagaaaatgtgagtgtaagtattaaaatagcaaaagaaagaaagatacatattttaataggagtgagaaaaagtacCAAATAACTGTCGCATTGATCAATCCGATTCGGAGATATAAATCACCTTATAATTGAGCCGTCCTGAATCTTTAAAATAGGCATGTTCGGTGtgttcgtgtttaatgtttttcttatGAACTGGTGTTGAGCTTCAAGATTGCTCTGGTCAGGTGGCAAGATACCTTGTGATTTGTGAAGATTTCTTGATTAGGTAAAACAAAGTACCATTAATGCTATTATTTTTCGTTGAACATAAGCCAATGTACATGTAACTACTATTTTTGGAATAACTGCCAAGCCCACGGTGTCAAAGGCGTCTGACATTGTTTGGCTACAGTCGTTCTGTTAACAAACCAGTTGATGGTCCTCCAGAATGTAATATCAATGATAGCTCTAATTGGCAGTTCCCTTGTAGATAACAACACATTGCTATAACACTCGGACATGTTAGTACATGTCTCACCCCATCGAAGAAATTCATCGTGTGTCATAGTCCACTGCGATCTATCTAAGGTGGTTTCGAGGTACCTCAGAGCTTCTGGACTCACCTTTTCTAAGTCACGTCTTGCACTCAAATATCTCCGCTCTTCAATTACTTCACCCATTATCCATACCCATTTCTTCACTCCGGGGCTTTGTGTCTTTGAAACACATTCGCTCTGACGTTCACTTAACAGTATCGATGATAACCTACTGGTACCTCTTTCCACACATCAGACTGCATGGCATTTATAATGCTTTGATGTTTGTCTGATATTATGCACATTTCCGTGTCATGCTTTAAAATATGCACTCTGACAAGATTCAAAAACCAATTCCAACTCTCATTggtttcttcatcaacaatagCAAAAACAACAGGCAAACAGTTCTTATTTGCATCGTAACCAACTGCAGCAAGTAATTTACCGTTAAGTCTTCCACGCATGTGAGTCCCATCAACTGATAAAACCGGCTTTGCTAGTTGGAACGCCTCTATAGCTGGCCCAAATGCCCAAAATCGGAACACTTTTTTATTACCTTGACTCAATATAGGGTCATGCAACCACTCAACGATTGTCCAAATATTTTGTCTATGCAACTCAGTGAGGTAGTTGGGGAGTTATCTGAATGACCCCTCCCACCCaccatatacaagctcaatagcttttctgcgagcataccatgctttcttgtagctGATTTTCAAGTAAAATTTATCTCTGATATATGTAACTACCGCAGAAGGCTTGAATTCAGCATCGTTTTAAATTTGATTTCGAATACAGAGAGCAATCATGGATGATGTAAGACTAGCATGTTCGCTTGGATTGTGATCTCCCATATAACAATGACGATCAACCCATGAGTTGATGGACCAGCTACCATCGCGTTTCTTAAATGTTGCTTTAACCTCCCAATTACATGGGTATCGTTGGCCGAGGTCCTTGCCTTTTCTTTTCGGACCAAATGGGTCCCTACAAATTGCATGCCATCTTTTGGTTTACTATCCATAACCTCATACATCCGACCTGTTCCCACATGCCATAATGTTTCAACAATTTTAAATAGCAATTTGCTATTAAATTTCGTTCCCACATCTATATGTCTTGGATTATCATCGTCCCAATACCACACATCTTCTTCACCCACTCCATGGTCATCTGAAACGTAATCTCGACAGCCTTCACATGGTAATGATCAATAAAAATGGTAACCCTTCAAGCacatacactacaaaaattCGCTAATTAGTAACAGAGATTTCCGTCACTAAACAGTGAAATTTTTGCACTTAATAGATTAGTGACAGATAAAGCTTTGGCAGATCCGTCAATAATAAACTTATTAGTAAAAAGTTTTAGTGACGAAATTTCCATCACTAAATTTTTTGGGACAGAAATCATAGGCTACTGTTTCGCTTTAGTGACGGAGTACCCTGTCACTAATTAGTGACTGGCACGTTTCCGTAACTAATTCTGTCACTAGTTGTTGAGCTATTCAATTCTGTCACTAATTCCGTCACTATTTTGCATTTTATTGTAGTGATAATCGGGAACAAGTTgctcaccaagaagagatggttGTACATAGTTCTCAACCATCATATCAAGTGTCTCATCGTCTGTAGAATCTTCACATGATTCTTCACTATAATCAGGATGACTTGGTTGAGAACTACCTGAATTATCTGACACCTCCAGAGTGTCGTCTCGAGGAGGGGACAATCAGAACTATCAgaaccatcacaattatcagaacTGTCAGAACCATCAGATGTCACATTTGGTACATCTAGTTGTTCATCAACATCCCTCCTAAATGTGTTGAATTCAAAGCTATGATGTAACACCAcggaaaattgtgactttttaaattatttttatttgatgacttattttattttgattaatgtggatgttgaatgagaatttcttttggggaaattgagtctctatgtgtttgagttaattatgtgaaattagttgttgtgagttatgtaagttaatgtgattaagcttccaatgtgtgaattaacttaaatgggataatgcataatcattctagccattttatttgaaattttcggccctcttatttattggaaataatactttctttcttggatttaattaattgctttggatatttatccaaattaaatccaaaccaaattatccctatgctattctacatgattttcgaccccttggccatcccttgagattttcgaaatctcctgttaattaagagagagaattatttttgtagatttaattggtatcttgtttatctctttccttgaattaaaatccaattaaatcttaccatatcttgccaaatctctctatatcctattttaattaggatttgattctttctttccctaaaacctcataattttcgcccatatgcctttcaattacttgtgagattaatttgtttgttacctattttgtgggagtcatTTCTTataagaaattaccaaatttaaatcctattcctatttgatttggggatttaagtattttcctTGATTTTTTCCATTATACACGCCCTTTTTTATTTCTCCACTTGgagatgcttgaattattttgttaccttatttatgagatactcaatatctttttacctattttgtgagtatctttctctccaagtaaataccaaataaatatatatgctaattaaatagcaatctttgaaaattactcccccacatactacacgcctattttccttttaatgatgggatttattcattgacctctattttattcttccacaattttaattgctttatttaattgtgggatttatcctagactataaattaaaagaaccctaaccctagccctcatattttcGCCTCCCTCTTCTCTCCATACCACACGTCTCTCTCTTCCCCTCCTTCTCTaccaatccttcaccaatcccttgttcttgcatcattgtggagttggaaattcaagattcatcgaagaatcgcatcattcgtcattcctaccgattgatTTTCAAGAGAAatgtatactttgattcatctttctccttcttaccattgaatccatgtttcttgatccccttatgcatatagtgagtgtagaaatcgtagatctaaaaattaatcggttgggaaggatgtttgcacGAGAAAGTATATGttgcgtgtatgtatgtgtgtgtgtgaatttgtggatgattcattggtgaatgctatgtgtaaataggggaacatggttgtgatgtcatttttgaagcatgaatatgtgttgaaagcatgaatatgtatgtgtggacgaatgatagataaaccctagtttgtaaatATTGAGCAttaaaactgtggtgttcggacagtaggttccgacgagtgtttggccgaccaaacgatcttattttggtacaaatttttaactgagtgaaattttaagtatcttctgtgttgtgtcaaaatttcagcccctttttaAGAAAGATGAATgtttaacgaatttttcaatcaaactgcgcagtactgccagaattGTGTGTTCCGTCTagtgagtttcattttttttggacCGATTAAAagacatgattttggtgtgaaattttaacttagTAAACCTTTATGTTTCTACTGTATGTTGACCAAATTTTATggtcatatgaggtcggatggaattttaatgatttttacaaaacgactgcgttgttctgccagattcatgtcttgattgaaatggtcttgttggcaagttttgaatgaaatacatgaaatggtctgagtagggccgcaaaccctatcaggctgtgtacacatgtgtcacgaccgcattttctaaggatagaaaacacggttgatcgcgactaggggaggattaaagaagcggggaagaaaggggaaaatcaacacaactcaaccatagcccgaaacaaatgggaatagctcgaagtaaaatcagagttttaacaaaatagacttgagtcttttaagatgcacaacggaagcaaatgaacgcggttccatgtatgaagacatgaacctccgagagtcaaaatctgactgaattaaatgtcttgtctcaatagcacttcctccaccacttcgctgctcaacctgcacatttagaaatatatgcagggctgagtacaaaaagtactcagtgaacacattgccgacaattacacatatacatttgaaaatattgtcaagccatcatcacagtaacactcgggtgttgttgaaaagacccgagcttactaaaaatatcacattggactgcagtcccttttttttcctgtacttagccatatctgatcacattgtgccgtcgagatggtgttctcgcacggtcaccttctctgcccaacatgtcagaggtattcttgtgccgggaaggtggccaccttcctcggtcacctgctctgcccaacatgcagagggagcttgtgtacactagtccgagtggggacaccaccctcactgggacccgaattcgacttatatcatcattcataattcacttggccgtagccaacagataggcatcatacacaaaaacatttaaggcaagacaacatctttaaaaatcacgaacatgtgttcaagttttcataaaatacaatttgtatttttagtataagaaagctcaccttgttcGTTTAGTTCCTTTAACTTGAATTTCTTACTCCGACCTTACTTGCGAAAGcacccttttgaaaatatcacaatataataatacactaattagactcaaggacaaaactacttacattagaatgcatgcaccctcattaaagtcttttatctcgtttcttgattttcgcgtattttcgattattcggcggccgcccaaggcgtcacGTGCGACTCCAGTCGGCCGCTCACGCCCATAAGTCCtctgttggctcctcgtatttccctccccgatatcgaattaaaatcccaaaaattacaaaagtgcacaattaaattatcgcaaccatttccccttgaaaaaaaatatttatttcggacttaggataaaattattcatcctccGAAATATTCtgggattaattaaataattctcaACAATAAAATTATCGGTCcaagtattaattaatttgaccCAAGATAATTGTTAtcttagcccaccttatttcTCCAATTAAAACTTGAGCCCAACACAAAATAAAAGAGATCCCAAAACATAAGTAAATTTCGAAATTGGACTTCCCTTCATTTATTTACTGCACCCCAATTGTTAAAAGGAATTGGGCTCAAAATTAAATTCTTCCCCTCCCTTAGCCCAAGTAACTAATTTATTAGtccaacaaaaaacaaaacccaCATACTCCACCCCCACTATCGGTTTCTTCCTCTCTCAACACTATTCACACTTCTTCCCCAAATTGGacaaatctctctctcttctttccgTCGACCAGCCATCCCCCggcgtcgccgtcgccgtcgctccTCTCTCCACTCTCTCCCTCTTATCTCCTCTCTCAGCCTCACGCCGTCGCTCGCCACCCCCCTCCGCTGGTCCAGATTCGTCGCACCGCCACCACCGCTGCGGGTCTGCCGACGCCGTGGGTTCGCGCCCCGCCGTCACCGAGGATCTCCCccccagccgccgacgccgATTTGCTGCCGTTTCAGATCAGCCGCCGCTACCGGAGTTGTCCGTCAGTTTTGGCAGCTTCGTTTCCACCCCCGAAACAACTCCGATTAACTCCGCAGATGAGGTTTTAATTTGATTCTATGGATTAAACTCCGATTCTTTAAGTCAGTTTGCTTTGATTCATTCAATTCGGAGGTCGGTTTTCATGTGATAAGATTCTCAATTTATGCTTACCTTGGTTGTAGGACTTAGTTgtctattttataaatttggtgAATTCTGGACAATCGTGTCTACTTGGAAGACTTAATGGTGAAACTCGGAGCATTTGTTGTGTTATTGTGAGTTCTTGATGTAATATGTGATACGGTGGTGCCTAGCATGTGTGTTCCTATATTTCATATCAAGTGTGAATGGATGTATATGcataaagaaaatgaaaggAGGCTTGGGGTTACCTTTTTGATATGGAAACAAAGTGTCGTTGGATTGTAATTTGCAGTGCTTGACCCTACAATTTTGTGCAAATATCCCTTCTTGGACTTCTCTATCCTACGTTGGGTTGGCGTGTGCAGAAAAAATTGGTGTGCGTAGAGAAGTTAGGATTTGTGTGGGTGAGTGACAAAaagatttatatatatatatgtacatatacATAAAACATGCAAGTGAGACTTATCTTGTTGTCAGGGATATGATTTCATCCTGCACTCATTAAATGCATTTAATGCAGCATTAAATGCTGCTGTCGAAAAAAATCTGATCGAGTCTATCTTCTCCTTTCTTTATGATTAATctcttttattatattattagtatatttattgtttaatttggtgcaGGAAGAAACTCGATTCAAGCTCGTGGCTGTCCGCGTTAAAGTACCCGATTTTCTTAGAACGCATGATGCatagattaaattttgtttGACTTTTGTTGaatgtatcggacattaaaattttgatttttggatcttatttatttatttatttaaatttattatactcACATAGatgtaatatatttacgtgttctattcacttgcctaacgtcaaaacaaacaacgacaatctatcgtagctcggatttaatcgcataaaggtcacttatatagataatcaagctaataatatagtttctaataatatcggtTTGGAGGGTCGTTACAACatgtgggatcgggagccgtcctagctagtcggccggtctcgtgggcgaatagtgtggccacactttcgtcgtactatggtaagaggatgtgattgattggttgcttgatgagaaagtggggagattggtttgactggccagtctacgaaaaatgttttgtgatactcgatgatattcttttctaaaatgttaaaactcgagttcactatggtatggatgacataacttttatcaaatattttggcatgtgtccactgagtatatcaagtattcagccctgcatatattttccctatgtgcacgttgagcgggatgttgcggcggatgttgagtcgagcctttagatttccggatgcgtcgtgtcttcatacaagggcgtcatcctatgactctctctaGATACTTGATTTCCGCTGTCTTGTTTAAATTGCTTTCCTTCTAAAAGTCTTTCATTTTTCCCCACACTATGTTATGACACtatttaaatgattaaaatagTCCTTTCGAAGTTTGGTCGATTTTCGTGttaaatgttgtcttttattgttcccccatttcttccccgcttcgtagttccttccctagtcacgatttccccgtctttactatccttagtaagggcggtcgtgacatatgATGTTCATCATCCCTCCTAGATGTCCCGACATCGAAACTATGATGTTCGTCCCTCCTAGATGTTTAACATCATGATGAATGGTAGGTGGTTCAAATTGCAAAGTAGTAGTAACAGGAGTATATTCAATAAACAGTTCAATTTGACGTGGATtttcagcaaacatatactccaacaaattcTCATCCACTGGTGTAGCTATATAATTGACCACTCCACTAAAAGCCACAAGATGCCTCCATGTTAAATCAATCATATGTGCAGCCAaatcaattccaattttttcacaTATAATTGAAACTAGCTGATAATAAGGTATCATTTCATtcaatataatactccctccgttccacattAATAGAGGTGTTTCGTTTTGAGctctcattttgaaaaaattataataaatagtaaaagtggagagaataaagtaagacaaaGAATAATGTAGTGAAGAGTCTTAACTACAATAGTCTCAAAACGAAACgcctctattactatggaacagagggagtaaatGATTTTGCACTAGGAGGATCATAAGCAACACCCAAACCTAGGAGCTGAATAATTTTCCCattccaatataaactcacaagCACCATCAATCCTGCAAAAAAAGTACGATAAAACATCATATACTCtaaattcaacaaaattaaatattcaacaaAGATCAATACCAAATTTAACAAAATTCAACAATAAATTACCCTAATTCTATAACAAATAATATATGGAGTAGTTTACAATTTCAATCCCAAGTTTAATAGAATGCTTcgattatatatttagtttacaATGGCTAAATATAACTAAATCAATGGCTAAATTCAATGTTTTCTTCTCACAACTAAAATATAGCAATAATAATCGAAAATAAGGGTAAAAAATTACTTAACAACCCTTAAAATAGGAATAAGAGTAGCTAGATGTCGGATTCACTTCGATTTTCGCCGGCTAGAGACGTTGGGAGCGAGGGGCCTCGCTGAGAGTGAGAGAGTGAGCGAGGTGCAGAAGCATTCTGAACTGGATTTTGGATCCAAGGTAAACACGCTATAGGCTCATGCGTGTATAGTTAAAAACGTAAGAGGGTGATGCGTGTTTAAATTAAACAAGCGAGAGAGGAATGCGTGTTTGAATTAAACACGCGAGAGAGGCTCGCGTCTTTCCCTTCGATGGAATTTTTTTTGCGGGtacaaattgttaaaatttttaatatcttgtcccacattaacttggtaacgatcctagcttaCCTATAAAAGTATTGataacccccccccccccccttataaggccttttaaggggtgagtggcccatttctaatatggtatcagagcggacccaagtcgatgatggatttatctctttatctcttctcttgtcttcccacgtgatggaagtccgatgtgtcattctggcccacacgtgaggggcatgttaaaattcttaatatcttgTCACACATCGACTTGGTAGCGATCCTAACTCACCTATAAAAGAATGGATATCCCTTctcttataaggccttttaaggggtgagtgactcatttctaatataaATGGCGGATAAAAGCTCCCAGAAGGTAGTTTCATGGAAAAAGCCTCACATCCATCGGCACTGGCTACGCCCTCGCCCTCGGCTTCCTCGTCCTCTTCTCCACCTTCCTCCTCGCCTCCTACATCTGTTATAGCTCCGCAGCACCCGCTCCGCCGATAACAGCGTCTTCCTGTCGCGGATCATCTTTGTCGGCGAGGATGGTGAGAACGAGAGCCAAAACGCCGCCGTCGGCCCAATCCGGAATTCTTCTTCACGAAGAAGAGAGCGGTGGCAACGCAGACGACGGCGTATGCTCGATTTGCTTGTCGGAGTACAGGAAATCGGAGATGCTGCGGATGTGATACGAGTGACCCGCCCAACGCCGAGGACATCGAGGCGGAAGTCGAGAGCGCGGCCTCGCCGCCTTCACCGCGCACGACGGCCGCCACGGGGAGGAAGTTAAGACCAAGGGACCAGCTCAAACCGCCGAGGAAGTTCACTTGTTGAagcctttatttctttttgcgtctttttttatttatttaatttatttccttaATTTGGCTGCTATTTTTGTTTGTATTAAGTTGGGCGATTTCCAAGCCCCGTTTGGGTTTTCTTtattggttctttcccgaacgtattaggattaggtcgaaccaaccctagggttttagtataaatagagcCTTTGTATCACTCAAACATCTATCTATGAAATATAATACGTTGGCTCAATAGCTTTTGCATCAAGAAACCTACTCCTAAGCTGTCGACGAGAATTCTCGCGCACCAGCTGCCCAAATTCTGCCGTCTAAGTCGCGACCTGACACCGGGCGCTCGACGAACGACGACAACGCGTTTCTTGAATTGCTTGGAAATCGACGTTAGGGAATTCGGACCCTAACAACTGGTGCCTTCATTGCATACTCATTATGTCTGGATTGGATGATCGTAGACCGCCGCCGGGACTCCTCACCGGTGGTAACTCACAGTTGGTGTTGGGCGGTATCTCGCGCCGCACATCGACAAGCGCAGCGCGCGGCGACGACCAGCCGCAAAGTCCGCGGCGAGAGGTTCCAGCAACCGGGGAGCCGCCTTCGGACGCTAATGGCACG
Encoded proteins:
- the LOC121778892 gene encoding F-box/LRR-repeat/kelch-repeat protein At1g09650-like, with translation MVQDFFTNLPTEITTDILSRLSIRSYAISKSVCKAWLNLLDSDDFDKSKLKTPPALVRFNFTKRNSTRCTIFEIEDEDEADLESHDRHYNRLTDLEIPHRNITSMECVAANGLLLLYSPSPQYIPHVCNLITREYTELSYPEDYIPYRLLQLGFGVSKISGQYKVVWINPETGSDFHCVYTLGTGTWRRVQAGAASGFQFCGHPILCNDNLHWQVLLYDSTNFIWAFCGFDVETECFSIFPFPFPMGDGSGYLSVLRDYLCYSCYAHDDEIVNGEIVIWMMKEYLVVESWTIEYKISINELDLSFCRRYVFVEAIKLFRDGDVLMLVDRSILVYYSNKTRTLQQFDKYQDADAKVYNTAVIFYPSLLSLKNFGFENVISL